The Flavobacterium sp. 102 genomic interval TGTGGCAAAATTTTTGTGTAGGTAAAAATGGTCACACAAAATTGCAATGATGAAAAAAAAATCAGGCATCAGTAAGATACTAGGCGTTACCCACAATGACATGGCTATGTTATTAAAAATCAGTCGCAGTCAATGGTCTATGTATGAATCAGGAAAAAGAGATTTGCCGCTATCAAGCAAGTTGCTACTGACGGAAATACTGACTTATGTCAAAACGCCTTCAGCCAAGTCCCAAAATCAAATGCTTCATATAACCAAACAAGACTCACTAATGAAAGCGTCAATACAACGCCAGTTGCAGGAAAACGAATTCCAACAATTGCTTGCTGCCAGACAAACAGTTATTTTGGAACAAAAACAGGAAAAAAGTGTAAGGAAGTTGCTTTTGGTTTCCTATTTATCCAATAATGACCATAAGAACAATGACTTACTCAAAGTGATGGAAGCTAAAGCGATTAAGCAATTAGAAAATAGCAGTCAGCTTCTTATTCTGCAACACAAAATCAAACAGGCTACACTGCAACTCGAACATGAAATGTTGTTGAAGGCTTTAAAAGAAGAACAATGACGACAAGAGGTTAAATAATTCAGTTTCCTTATCTCTTTTTACTTATGCTTTCTTATTCAACTTACTATTCTTATACCCATAAATAAAATAAAAGACCAGTCCGATAAGCAACCAAATCCCGAACCATTGCCAGTTCGAAACTGCCATTCCTGTTAGTAAATAACAACAAGAGATAAGTCCGAGTAACGGAATTAGAGACAAATTTTTAAGGAATGCCAATACCGCCATAACGACACACAATATTACAAAGACAACCATTGGGGCATTTTTAGCAAAAAAGTTGTCAGAATAACTAAAAGTACTTGGGAAGAAAGTAGGCAAGAAGTATTGAACCGCTCCAAAAGCACCCAAACAGATTAATGGAAATAGGTACTTAGAA includes:
- a CDS encoding helix-turn-helix transcriptional regulator, which encodes MMKKKSGISKILGVTHNDMAMLLKISRSQWSMYESGKRDLPLSSKLLLTEILTYVKTPSAKSQNQMLHITKQDSLMKASIQRQLQENEFQQLLAARQTVILEQKQEKSVRKLLLVSYLSNNDHKNNDLLKVMEAKAIKQLENSSQLLILQHKIKQATLQLEHEMLLKALKEEQ